The Pseudomonas protegens genome contains the following window.
CCGGCACAGGTAGCGGCGCCCCTGCGCCACCAGCTTGTGGCGCTGGGCGGAAAACGGGAAATCGCTCTCGGCGCAGGGACAGCGATAGATGTAGCGGGTCACGCTGCGGCGTTTGATCGCATAGGTGTGGCAACGGTTGGGCGGCAGTTCATAGACCCCGCGCATGATCAGTTGCCATTCCTCGCCATGGGGCTGGATGCGCTCGCCGAACAACTGGTGAGCGATCAGGTGCGCGACTTCATGGGCCACCGTCTGCTTGAGGAAGTCTTCGGTGTTTTCCCGGTACAGCTGCGGATTGAAGCGCAGCAGGTTTTCATACAAATGAGCGACCCCGGCTTTCTGGCCGCGCAACTTGAGGCTGACCACCGGGCGTTTGAAAGGACGTTTGAAAAAGGATTCAGCGAGTAGGAAACAGTCTTCGACGCGGGTATTGAGTTGCTCGGGCATGCTTAACGGCTCTCCAGAGTGGCTGAGTATGCCGCAAAGACCGGCGAATCCGAATCGTCCAGGTGCCGAATGGTCGCAGGATCGACCATTAAGAAGGCCGCCTTGCGGCGGCCTGTGTTGGCAGATGGAGGATTATTATTGGTGCGGCGTCAGTTGGTGTACACGGGGCCGACGCCCAGGCCCCAGACAATCACGGTGAAGGCCATGATCGCGACCAGCACCACCAGTCCCACCGCCAGGACCGAGCTGGAAAACAGGAAGCCCTCGTCGGACGGGATGTTCATGAAGGTCGGCAGTCCGACGTAGAGCAGGTACACGGTGTAGCAGATTGCCGCGGTGCCGATGATCATCCCCAGCCACATGTGTGGATACAGGGCCGCCAGGCCGCCGACGAACAGCGGAGTCGCGGTGTAGGTGGCAAAGGCCACGCAGCGCGCCAGGCTCGGGCTGGCATCATAGGTCCGGGCCATCCAGTGAATGAACGCGCCCATCACCGCCACGCCGCAGAGCATGGCCAGGTACGACATGATGGTCATCCACAGGGCGCTTTCCATGGTCAGCATCACCGGCGCGCGGTTGCCGATGACCCAGCCGACCTGGGTGGTGCCGATAAAGGCCGAGACAGCGGGGATCGCCGCCAGAATCAGCGTGTGAGTGAGGTACATGTGACTGATGCTTTCCTCGGCATCGCCACGGATTTCTCGCCATTCCTGATCGGG
Protein-coding sequences here:
- a CDS encoding SprT family zinc-dependent metalloprotease, giving the protein MPEQLNTRVEDCFLLAESFFKRPFKRPVVSLKLRGQKAGVAHLYENLLRFNPQLYRENTEDFLKQTVAHEVAHLIAHQLFGERIQPHGEEWQLIMRGVYELPPNRCHTYAIKRRSVTRYIYRCPCAESDFPFSAQRHKLVAQGRRYLCRRCRHTLVYSGETRVE
- a CDS encoding Yip1 family protein; translation: MIHHVVGLFTHPDQEWREIRGDAEESISHMYLTHTLILAAIPAVSAFIGTTQVGWVIGNRAPVMLTMESALWMTIMSYLAMLCGVAVMGAFIHWMARTYDASPSLARCVAFATYTATPLFVGGLAALYPHMWLGMIIGTAAICYTVYLLYVGLPTFMNIPSDEGFLFSSSVLAVGLVVLVAIMAFTVIVWGLGVGPVYTN